A portion of the Candidatus Pristimantibacillus lignocellulolyticus genome contains these proteins:
- a CDS encoding DEAD/DEAH box helicase, protein MHEWLRGLKDQTEIMKNVTEWRVIPPRDAHSVSLPLDLHPELYRALQSKGMTELYTHQRDAFEASARGNDVVTVTPTASGKTLCYNLPVLQEIVHNPNSRALYMFPTKALAQDQVAELQQFADLMDCELKCNTYDGDTAPSARTAIRNSGHIVVTNPDMLHSAILPHHTKWVKLFENLKFIVIDEVHAYRGVFGSHVANVIRRLLRICKFYGSNPQFLLASATIENPGEHASRLIGRPVHVVNVNGAPSGEKHFIFYNPPVVNEQLGIRRSSVLETKKLASMLIKQGLQTIVFARSRVRVELLLTYLQELTDHKVNDHTIRGYRGGYLPKLRREIERGLRTGEIKAVVSTNALELGIDIGQLQACVLNGYPGTIASTWQQSGRAGRRNEVSVTFLVASSNPLDQYMVQNPDYFFNRPPEQALIDPDNLLILIDHIKCAAYELPFQRGEQFGKESLEDMLEFLTEEKVVHYSGDRWFWMAQSFPAHNISLRSAAGENFIIIDISNQNKVIGEVDRFSAPTLIHEEAIYIHEGIQYQVEKLDYEEKKAYVREVDVDYYTDANLAVELKVLHIDQQKTTGDLEQCYGEVTVNAQPTIFKKIRLLTHENIGSGPINLPEEELHTASYWFTFSEERLASMTKEQVQSALLGLANVLSNIAPLYLMCDPFDIRVVPQVKALHTGKPTIFFYDRYPGGIGLSKRLYEIHSSLIRNAQQLITQCQCVSGCPACVGPIEEVGIIGKQAALQLLDL, encoded by the coding sequence ATGCATGAATGGCTTAGAGGACTGAAAGATCAGACTGAAATCATGAAAAATGTTACCGAGTGGCGTGTTATCCCGCCAAGGGATGCACATAGCGTTAGTTTGCCACTAGATTTGCATCCAGAACTTTATCGTGCATTGCAAAGTAAAGGGATGACAGAATTATATACGCATCAACGAGATGCATTTGAAGCCTCTGCACGTGGTAATGATGTTGTGACAGTAACGCCAACAGCCTCGGGTAAGACATTATGCTATAACCTTCCTGTCTTGCAAGAAATCGTGCATAATCCTAATTCAAGAGCTTTATATATGTTTCCTACGAAAGCTTTAGCGCAAGATCAGGTGGCTGAACTTCAACAATTTGCTGATCTTATGGATTGTGAGTTGAAATGTAATACATATGATGGTGATACAGCACCGAGTGCTCGGACAGCTATTCGTAATAGCGGGCATATTGTGGTTACGAATCCAGATATGTTACATTCGGCAATATTACCCCATCATACAAAGTGGGTAAAATTATTCGAAAACTTAAAATTCATAGTCATTGATGAGGTACATGCTTACCGAGGAGTTTTTGGGTCCCATGTTGCTAACGTTATTCGGAGATTATTACGAATCTGCAAATTTTATGGTTCAAACCCGCAATTTCTATTAGCATCAGCTACCATTGAGAATCCTGGGGAACATGCTTCTCGTCTTATTGGTAGACCTGTTCATGTTGTAAATGTGAACGGAGCACCTTCCGGTGAAAAGCACTTTATCTTCTACAATCCACCTGTTGTCAATGAACAGCTAGGGATACGGAGAAGTAGCGTGTTAGAAACTAAGAAATTAGCCAGCATGTTAATTAAGCAAGGATTGCAAACGATTGTATTCGCTAGAAGTCGTGTTCGTGTAGAGTTGCTCCTAACGTATTTACAGGAGTTAACGGATCATAAAGTTAATGATCATACCATTAGAGGCTATCGTGGGGGATACCTTCCAAAACTTCGTAGAGAAATTGAAAGAGGCTTGCGAACTGGAGAAATTAAAGCGGTGGTAAGTACGAATGCGCTTGAACTCGGCATTGATATTGGACAACTTCAAGCATGTGTACTGAATGGATACCCTGGTACTATTGCAAGTACATGGCAGCAATCTGGACGTGCAGGTAGACGTAATGAAGTATCGGTAACTTTCCTTGTTGCAAGTAGCAATCCACTTGATCAATATATGGTGCAAAATCCTGATTATTTCTTTAACAGACCACCTGAGCAAGCATTGATCGACCCTGATAATTTATTAATTCTTATTGATCATATTAAATGTGCGGCTTATGAATTACCGTTCCAGCGTGGTGAACAATTTGGCAAAGAATCTTTGGAGGATATGCTAGAATTTCTAACGGAAGAGAAAGTCGTTCATTATTCGGGAGACAGATGGTTCTGGATGGCGCAATCATTCCCAGCTCACAATATATCATTGCGCTCAGCAGCTGGTGAGAACTTTATTATTATTGATATAAGTAATCAGAACAAAGTCATTGGTGAAGTTGACCGTTTTAGCGCACCGACATTAATTCATGAAGAAGCGATCTACATTCACGAAGGAATTCAATATCAGGTTGAAAAACTAGATTATGAAGAGAAAAAAGCATATGTTCGTGAAGTAGATGTAGATTATTATACCGACGCAAATCTCGCAGTTGAGTTGAAGGTGCTTCATATTGACCAGCAGAAGACAACTGGTGATCTAGAGCAATGTTATGGCGAAGTAACGGTTAATGCACAACCTACTATATTCAAAAAGATACGTTTGTTGACTCATGAAAATATAGGGTCCGGTCCTATCAATCTGCCAGAAGAAGAATTGCATACAGCTAGTTATTGGTTCACTTTCTCCGAAGAACGGTTAGCAAGTATGACGAAGGAACAAGTACAATCTGCGCTATTAGGGCTAGCCAATGTATTATCTAATATAGCTCCGCTCTATCTTATGTGTGATCCTTTCGATATTCGAGTTGTGCCTCAAGTGAAAGCATTGCACACTGGCAAACCGACGATCTTTTTTTATGATAGATATCCTGGTGGCATAGGTCTTAGTAAGCGACTTTATGAGATTCATAGTTCGTTAATTCGCAATGCACAGCAATTAATTACACAATGCCAATGTGTGAGTGGTTGTCCTGCTTGTGTTGGTCCTATTGAAGAAGTAGGAATTATAGGTAAACAAGCTGCACTGCAACTACTTGATCTATAA
- the metH gene encoding methionine synthase, which produces MGTMIQQADLHEDDFGGAELDGCNEMLVLTRPDVIQSIHEQYLAAGADILETNTFGATSVVLADYDIQDKAREINLAAAKLAKDAAIKYSTPDKPRFVAGALGPTTKTLSVTGGVTFDELIDSYYEQTVALIEGGVDAILLETSQDTLNVKAGSIGVRKAFETTGITLPIMISGTIEPMGTTLAGQSIESFYISLEHLQPISIGLNCATGPEFMRDHIRSLSDIAPTAVSCYPNAGLPDENGQYHETPVSLARKIEDFAKQGWLNIAGGCCGTTPAHIEEMAKVLANYEPRPQSGNHPDAVSGIDTVFIEEDNRPIMIGERTNISGSRKFKRLIKEEKFDEASEIARAQVKNGAHVIDINLQDTDIDEEYAVHNFLPQVMKKIKAPIMIDSTYDHIIELGLKYSQGKAIINSINLEDGEIKFEKIVPLIHRYGAAVVMILIDERGQAVTREAKLEVADRAYDLLVNKYGVNEEDIIFDPNMFPVGSGDPQYIGSAVETLEGIRMIKEKYPRTKTILGLSNISFGLPDAGREVLNSVYLYHATKSGLDYAIVNTEKLERYASISAEERELAEQLIYNTTDETLAAFVAAFRNKKVEKVEKLSNLSLEERLGSYIIEGTKEGLIVDLELAREKYTPLDIINGPLMAGMAEVGRLFNNNELIVAEVLQSAEVMKASVTHLEQFMEKSDSATKGKIILATVKGDVHDIGKNLVEIILSNNGYKIINLGIKVPPDRIIEAYREEKVDAIGLSGLLVKSAQQMIITAQDLRAAGIDAPILVGGAALTRKFTRTRILPEYDGLVLYAKDAMDGLDIANKITTPDLRAVVEEEFVQIREQLANEVDTDKKLPAMTRAVKSNISQDAPVFIPPDTDRHILRNIPLSQLMPYVNMQMLLGHHLGVKGQVDKLIEAGDERTTQLKATVDSIYAQGMEEGFLEANGMYRFFPAQGSGNDIIIYDPEDHSKEIKRFSFPRQQVEPYLCLADYLKSVESGIMDYVGFLVVTAGKGISKISSDFKDNGEYLKSHAVQACALETAEGLAEKLHHIMRDVWGYPDPPEMTMKKRFGARYQGIRVSFGYPACPNLEDQGPLFELMKPEDIGVELTEGFMMEPEASVSAMVFAHPEAQYFNVDKA; this is translated from the coding sequence ATGGGTACGATGATTCAGCAAGCTGATTTGCATGAAGATGACTTTGGCGGTGCTGAGTTAGATGGTTGTAATGAGATGCTTGTATTGACTAGACCAGATGTTATTCAGTCTATTCATGAACAATATTTAGCCGCTGGAGCAGATATTCTTGAAACGAATACATTTGGGGCAACGAGTGTTGTTCTAGCTGATTATGATATTCAAGATAAGGCTAGAGAAATAAATTTAGCAGCAGCTAAGTTAGCAAAAGATGCTGCAATCAAATATAGTACGCCAGATAAACCACGTTTTGTTGCAGGTGCACTAGGCCCAACGACGAAAACACTTTCTGTAACGGGAGGCGTTACGTTTGATGAATTAATAGATAGCTACTATGAACAAACCGTTGCACTTATTGAAGGTGGAGTAGATGCGATATTACTAGAGACATCACAAGATACACTTAACGTTAAAGCAGGTAGTATTGGTGTTAGAAAAGCATTTGAAACTACTGGAATAACTTTGCCAATTATGATATCAGGTACTATTGAGCCGATGGGAACAACGTTGGCAGGTCAAAGTATTGAATCATTCTATATATCATTAGAACATTTACAGCCCATATCTATTGGCTTGAACTGTGCAACTGGTCCGGAATTTATGCGTGATCATATTCGTTCATTAAGTGACATTGCACCTACTGCAGTATCATGTTACCCGAATGCTGGATTGCCAGATGAAAATGGTCAATATCATGAGACGCCTGTTTCTTTAGCTCGTAAAATCGAAGACTTTGCAAAGCAAGGATGGCTTAATATTGCAGGTGGTTGCTGTGGTACTACTCCTGCACATATCGAGGAAATGGCTAAAGTTCTTGCTAATTATGAGCCGCGCCCACAAAGCGGTAATCATCCAGATGCTGTATCTGGGATAGATACTGTATTTATCGAAGAAGATAATCGCCCAATTATGATTGGTGAGCGTACTAATATTTCAGGTTCACGTAAATTCAAACGACTGATCAAAGAAGAGAAATTTGATGAGGCTTCTGAAATTGCTCGTGCACAGGTGAAAAATGGAGCACATGTCATTGATATCAATCTGCAGGATACTGATATTGATGAAGAGTATGCGGTTCATAACTTCTTACCGCAAGTAATGAAAAAGATTAAAGCTCCAATTATGATCGATTCTACGTATGATCACATTATTGAACTAGGTCTGAAATACTCTCAAGGTAAAGCGATTATTAACTCCATTAACCTTGAAGATGGTGAGATTAAATTCGAAAAAATCGTTCCATTGATCCATCGTTATGGAGCAGCCGTAGTTATGATTCTCATTGATGAACGCGGACAGGCGGTCACGCGTGAAGCAAAATTAGAAGTTGCAGATCGTGCATATGATCTGTTAGTGAACAAATACGGTGTGAACGAAGAAGATATTATTTTTGACCCGAATATGTTCCCTGTCGGTTCGGGTGATCCACAGTACATTGGTTCAGCTGTCGAGACGCTTGAAGGGATCCGAATGATCAAGGAGAAATATCCTCGTACGAAGACGATTCTTGGACTAAGTAATATCTCATTCGGATTGCCTGATGCAGGGCGTGAAGTATTGAACTCTGTCTACCTATATCATGCTACGAAATCAGGACTTGATTATGCCATTGTCAACACAGAGAAACTAGAGCGTTACGCGTCAATTTCTGCTGAAGAACGCGAACTTGCTGAACAGTTAATCTACAATACGACTGATGAGACGTTAGCAGCATTTGTAGCTGCATTCCGTAATAAGAAAGTTGAGAAGGTCGAAAAACTTTCTAATTTATCATTAGAAGAGCGACTAGGTTCTTATATTATCGAAGGTACTAAAGAGGGGCTAATTGTTGACCTTGAATTAGCACGTGAGAAATATACGCCACTTGATATTATTAATGGACCACTTATGGCAGGTATGGCTGAAGTCGGTAGATTATTCAATAACAATGAGTTGATTGTTGCTGAAGTGTTACAAAGTGCCGAGGTTATGAAAGCGTCCGTTACGCATCTTGAACAGTTTATGGAAAAATCTGACTCTGCAACTAAAGGTAAAATTATTCTAGCAACTGTAAAAGGTGACGTACATGATATCGGTAAAAATTTAGTTGAAATCATTTTATCTAATAATGGCTACAAAATAATAAATCTTGGTATTAAAGTACCGCCTGATCGCATTATTGAAGCCTATCGTGAAGAAAAAGTCGATGCAATAGGTCTGTCAGGCTTACTAGTGAAATCTGCGCAACAGATGATTATAACGGCTCAAGATTTACGTGCGGCAGGTATTGATGCACCGATTCTAGTTGGTGGCGCAGCGTTAACGCGTAAATTTACTAGAACACGTATATTACCTGAATATGATGGTCTTGTCCTCTATGCCAAAGATGCGATGGATGGTCTTGATATCGCTAATAAGATAACGACACCTGACTTACGTGCCGTTGTTGAAGAAGAATTTGTGCAAATTCGAGAGCAATTAGCTAATGAAGTAGATACGGATAAGAAGCTACCTGCAATGACTAGAGCGGTGAAATCTAATATTTCTCAAGATGCACCTGTCTTTATTCCGCCAGATACGGATCGTCATATTTTACGTAATATTCCTTTGAGTCAGTTAATGCCATATGTGAATATGCAAATGTTGCTAGGACATCATCTAGGTGTGAAAGGTCAAGTAGATAAACTGATTGAAGCTGGAGATGAGAGAACAACTCAATTGAAAGCAACAGTCGATAGTATATATGCGCAAGGTATGGAGGAAGGGTTTTTAGAAGCAAATGGTATGTATCGTTTCTTCCCTGCTCAAGGATCTGGTAATGATATCATTATTTACGATCCAGAGGATCACAGTAAAGAAATCAAGCGATTTAGTTTCCCTCGTCAACAAGTGGAGCCTTATCTATGCCTTGCTGATTATTTGAAATCAGTGGAAAGTGGCATCATGGACTATGTAGGATTCCTTGTTGTTACGGCAGGTAAAGGGATTTCGAAAATATCTTCCGACTTTAAAGATAACGGAGAGTATTTGAAATCACATGCCGTGCAAGCATGTGCATTGGAAACAGCCGAAGGTCTTGCCGAGAAACTGCATCATATTATGCGTGATGTGTGGGGTTATCCAGATCCACCTGAGATGACGATGAAGAAACGTTTTGGTGCACGTTATCAAGGGATTCGAGTATCGTTTGGTTATCCTGCATGTCCAAATCTTGAGGATCAAGGACCTTTATTTGAATTAATGAAACCTGAAGACATTGGAGTAGAGCTTACTGAAGGATTTATGATGGAGCCTGAAGCGTCGGTATCGGCGATGGTATTTGCGCACCCAGAAGCACAGTACTTCAACGTAGACAAAGCGTAA
- a CDS encoding acireductone dioxygenase, with protein sequence MAEIRIRNTDERIQGEENVSAFLEKQGVIYEHWDVSKLRSGLQEKFDLNDEEKQEILTTFDEEIREIAGRRGYLTWDVITLSEGTPNLDELLKKFENVHTHTEDEVRAITAGKGIFIIKGSDDVGYFDVELVAGDLISVPENIPHFFTLMDNKKIVAVRLFIETEGWIAHPHEDPAFQK encoded by the coding sequence ATGGCAGAAATAAGAATTCGAAATACAGACGAACGTATTCAAGGAGAAGAAAACGTTAGTGCATTCCTTGAGAAGCAAGGCGTAATCTATGAACATTGGGATGTTTCCAAACTTCGTTCAGGACTACAAGAGAAGTTTGATCTTAATGATGAAGAGAAGCAAGAAATTCTTACAACATTTGATGAGGAAATCCGTGAAATTGCTGGTCGTCGTGGATATCTAACTTGGGATGTTATTACATTATCTGAAGGCACACCTAATCTTGATGAATTACTTAAGAAATTCGAAAACGTTCATACTCATACTGAAGATGAAGTTCGTGCAATCACTGCAGGTAAAGGTATTTTCATTATTAAAGGTTCTGACGATGTAGGTTACTTTGATGTTGAACTAGTAGCTGGAGACTTGATTTCAGTTCCAGAGAACATCCCTCACTTCTTCACATTGATGGACAATAAAAAGATTGTTGCTGTACGTCTATTCATTGAGACAGAAGGTTGGATTGCGCATCCTCACGAAGATCCTGCTTTTCAAAAATAA
- a CDS encoding HAD family hydrolase, whose amino-acid sequence MKKAVLFDLDDTLLWDDRSVKEAFRTTCEYAQAETGVDPEALEQAVRQEARAIYEAFEAFPFTKMIGINPFEGLWARFEEGEQTEFRQLQQFVPSYRTDSWTKGLAALGINNAELGKKLGEMFPAERRSRPIVYDETFAVLDQLKDQYKLLLLTNGSPDLQREKLAGVPQLVPYFDHIIISGEFGEGKPRASIFNYALGQLELQAEDCIMVGDKLTTDILGANTVGMTSVWINRHGVDRNDDIIPTHTITSLNDLFELLT is encoded by the coding sequence GTGAAGAAGGCTGTACTTTTTGATTTGGACGATACATTATTGTGGGATGACCGTAGTGTGAAAGAAGCATTTCGTACGACATGTGAATATGCACAAGCTGAAACTGGAGTAGATCCAGAGGCACTAGAACAAGCAGTTCGCCAAGAAGCGAGAGCTATTTATGAAGCTTTTGAAGCTTTTCCATTTACTAAAATGATAGGTATTAATCCTTTTGAAGGTCTTTGGGCACGTTTTGAAGAAGGCGAACAAACGGAATTCCGTCAACTTCAACAATTTGTTCCATCATATCGTACTGATTCCTGGACAAAAGGTTTGGCTGCACTTGGTATTAACAATGCTGAGCTAGGTAAGAAATTAGGCGAAATGTTCCCTGCTGAACGTCGCAGTCGTCCAATTGTCTATGATGAGACATTCGCTGTACTAGACCAGCTTAAAGACCAGTATAAATTGTTACTTCTGACGAATGGTTCACCTGATCTACAACGTGAAAAACTTGCGGGTGTACCGCAACTTGTTCCTTACTTTGATCATATTATTATCTCTGGTGAATTTGGTGAAGGAAAGCCTAGAGCATCGATTTTCAATTATGCACTGGGCCAGCTTGAACTTCAAGCAGAAGATTGCATTATGGTTGGTGATAAGTTAACAACGGATATTCTTGGTGCGAATACAGTTGGAATGACCTCTGTATGGATCAATCGCCATGGAGTAGACCGCAACGATGATATTATTCCTACACATACTATTACTAGTTTGAATGACTTATTTGAATTATTAACTTAA
- a CDS encoding DUF896 domain-containing protein — MDMEKLIARINELSRKNKSEGLTADEIKERDELRKKYLINFRSNMRQQLDNIEFVDAEDQGDNKTLLN, encoded by the coding sequence ATGGATATGGAAAAGTTAATTGCTCGAATAAATGAGTTATCTCGTAAAAATAAGTCAGAAGGTTTAACAGCTGATGAGATAAAAGAACGTGATGAATTACGCAAAAAATATCTTATCAACTTTAGATCTAATATGAGACAACAACTAGATAATATTGAGTTTGTAGATGCTGAAGATCAAGGTGACAATAAAACATTATTAAATTAA
- a CDS encoding LysM peptidoglycan-binding domain-containing protein: MSTYNPYAYRSYISSSKNNSEMKVHKQATRHLIAKGSIRGKLIITLSLVTLIVMSLFLFNVTASTSHSELPMDGESIIAVGTGDTLWGIANNHYSDASDIGYIVYLIKDRNKLESNTIIPGQQLILPSI; encoded by the coding sequence ATGTCAACTTATAATCCATATGCATATCGCAGTTATATAAGTTCAAGTAAAAACAACAGTGAGATGAAAGTACATAAGCAAGCTACTCGTCATTTAATAGCAAAAGGGTCAATAAGAGGGAAATTAATTATTACACTTTCATTAGTGACTCTAATTGTAATGAGTTTATTTCTATTCAATGTTACTGCATCGACTTCGCATAGCGAATTACCTATGGACGGAGAATCTATCATTGCTGTAGGTACTGGCGACACACTTTGGGGAATCGCAAACAATCACTACAGTGATGCCTCGGATATAGGTTACATTGTATACCTCATAAAGGACCGGAATAAGTTAGAAAGTAATACTATTATTCCTGGTCAACAGTTAATATTACCTTCAATATAA
- the lexA gene encoding transcriptional repressor LexA — protein sequence MKQLSKRQLSILEFIKQEVKDKGYPPSVREIAEAVGLLSSSTVHGHLDRLEKKGFIRRDPSKPRAIEILDQDMIESESNIIPFPVKHIPVVGKVTAGIPITATENIEDYLPLSANFVGESNVFILNVIGESMIEAGIHNGDLVIVRQQQSANNGDIVVAMTEDDEATVKTFYREKDHIRLQPENSSMEPIRLQNVTILGKVIGLFRDMH from the coding sequence ATGAAACAATTATCTAAGCGACAGCTATCTATATTAGAGTTTATTAAGCAAGAAGTAAAAGATAAAGGTTATCCACCTTCTGTTCGCGAAATTGCAGAAGCAGTTGGATTATTATCAAGTTCTACTGTTCATGGTCATTTGGATCGACTAGAAAAAAAGGGATTTATTCGTCGTGACCCATCGAAACCTCGTGCCATCGAAATTTTAGATCAAGATATGATTGAATCAGAAAGTAATATCATTCCGTTTCCAGTTAAACATATTCCTGTTGTAGGTAAAGTAACTGCAGGTATACCAATTACTGCGACTGAGAATATTGAAGATTACTTGCCACTATCTGCTAACTTTGTAGGCGAGAGTAACGTATTTATTCTTAATGTTATCGGGGAGAGTATGATTGAGGCTGGTATACATAATGGAGATTTAGTCATTGTTAGACAACAACAATCGGCTAATAATGGAGATATTGTTGTAGCTATGACTGAGGATGATGAGGCTACTGTTAAAACATTCTACCGTGAAAAAGATCATATTAGATTACAACCAGAAAATTCATCAATGGAGCCAATTCGTTTGCAGAATGTAACTATTCTTGGAAAAGTAATAGGACTATTTCGTGATATGCATTGA
- a CDS encoding excalibur calcium-binding domain-containing protein has translation MLKGEPGYSKKLDRDGDGIACEV, from the coding sequence ATTTTAAAAGGTGAACCTGGATACTCTAAAAAGTTAGATCGTGATGGAGATGGCATAGCTTGTGAAGTTTAA
- a CDS encoding polysaccharide deacetylase family protein yields MYIPAQSTAQRKIAIQQRKKKKRRQLLALIVLIALIIPFYHYPAKAVQHYVLPLFSGSTVLSELDQSHQTTDITPNKKPDSNETDLPIVQEPDYEANDDVNTNNGVTTSPPHTAPPEIAPEHTKTPESTPVPTERPVTTPDPELTEPVETEQPPIKDPESTTQPDKGTDHETTLPPDQGADKDHSNKKYVALTFDDGPDTKYTPAILDILKQHNVKATFFVVGTQVEKHGSVLQRILDEGHSVGNHSYNHANLTKLTNKEIVKQIEQTDELINAVIGFKPDWIRAPYGAVNDMVRESMKDDNRSFIGWDVDTRDWAGSSVQEMRQNINKNTKSDSIILMHSFGGKHIKNTVELLPYIINDLQEKGFTLVTLDEIYKNKA; encoded by the coding sequence ATGTACATCCCTGCTCAGTCAACAGCCCAAAGAAAAATTGCAATTCAACAAAGAAAAAAAAAGAAACGAAGGCAACTACTCGCTCTAATCGTATTAATCGCACTAATTATTCCGTTTTACCATTATCCCGCTAAAGCTGTCCAACATTATGTATTACCGTTATTCTCAGGTTCAACTGTATTATCAGAATTAGATCAATCACATCAAACAACTGACATTACACCGAATAAGAAGCCAGATTCCAACGAAACTGATTTACCTATTGTACAAGAACCTGATTATGAAGCAAATGATGATGTCAACACTAATAATGGCGTAACAACCTCACCACCACATACTGCACCACCTGAAATTGCGCCTGAACATACTAAAACACCGGAATCAACGCCTGTACCTACTGAGAGACCTGTTACAACACCTGATCCTGAACTCACTGAGCCAGTAGAAACGGAACAACCACCTATTAAGGATCCAGAATCTACTACGCAGCCAGACAAAGGAACTGATCATGAAACTACCTTACCTCCGGATCAAGGTGCAGATAAAGATCACAGCAATAAGAAATACGTGGCACTCACGTTTGACGATGGGCCTGACACGAAGTATACTCCTGCTATTTTAGATATATTAAAGCAACACAATGTGAAAGCTACATTTTTTGTTGTAGGAACACAGGTTGAAAAACATGGATCGGTTCTTCAAAGAATACTAGATGAAGGACATTCCGTAGGGAACCATTCTTATAATCATGCAAATTTAACTAAACTTACTAATAAAGAAATTGTTAAGCAAATAGAGCAAACAGATGAGTTAATTAACGCTGTTATTGGCTTTAAACCAGATTGGATTAGAGCACCATATGGGGCTGTCAATGATATGGTTAGAGAGTCTATGAAAGATGACAATAGAAGCTTCATTGGATGGGATGTTGATACACGAGACTGGGCTGGAAGTTCGGTTCAAGAAATGAGACAAAACATAAACAAGAATACAAAATCTGATAGCATTATTCTAATGCATTCATTTGGCGGTAAACATATTAAGAACACAGTCGAACTATTACCTTATATTATTAATGATCTACAAGAAAAAGGATTCACACTAGTTACATTAGACGAAATATATAAAAACAAGGCTTAG
- a CDS encoding phosphatidylinositol kinase, whose amino-acid sequence MNSNDYQQICWNCMNKYVGIQTADGKAYDGFIAHVDQNYVTLAIPTDEIVDRLTGLPAHEAYRQFGFHPGFFPRRRFFQRRVPLSTIGGLFLLPFFF is encoded by the coding sequence ATGAACAGTAACGATTATCAACAAATATGTTGGAACTGCATGAATAAATATGTTGGCATTCAAACGGCAGACGGAAAAGCTTATGACGGATTTATAGCACATGTTGATCAAAATTATGTCACACTTGCAATTCCCACCGATGAGATTGTCGATCGACTAACTGGATTACCCGCACACGAAGCGTACAGACAGTTTGGCTTTCACCCTGGATTCTTCCCTCGACGCAGATTCTTCCAACGCCGAGTTCCACTCTCGACTATCGGAGGTTTATTTTTACTTCCATTTTTCTTCTAA
- a CDS encoding DUF3189 family protein yields MIYIYNDYGGTHTTSLAAAYHLKQITQSERKLTSEEILNVNFFNKMTKKDFGRIIFHGIDEQGNSVYTIGRKSSKLVVPALKDLSLLLGSKHHFNETIIFSNTSPTVPLLMSIGGFFSRGLKIDFIGVPLLVIGAKQCCDNIFRLVENTKKMGENSKEEKVVILENAQYK; encoded by the coding sequence ATGATTTATATCTATAATGACTATGGCGGGACACATACAACATCATTGGCAGCAGCTTATCATTTAAAACAAATTACCCAATCCGAAAGAAAACTAACTTCGGAAGAAATATTAAATGTTAATTTTTTTAATAAGATGACGAAAAAAGATTTCGGCAGAATAATATTTCACGGTATTGATGAACAGGGGAATTCCGTATATACAATTGGTAGGAAGTCCTCTAAACTTGTGGTCCCAGCGTTAAAAGACTTAAGTTTATTACTTGGTAGTAAACATCATTTTAATGAGACGATAATATTTTCAAATACTTCGCCAACAGTACCTTTATTAATGTCAATTGGAGGTTTCTTTTCAAGAGGACTTAAAATTGATTTCATTGGTGTTCCATTATTAGTTATAGGAGCTAAGCAATGTTGTGATAATATTTTTAGACTGGTCGAAAACACGAAAAAAATGGGTGAAAACTCTAAAGAAGAAAAAGTAGTTATATTAGAGAATGCGCAATATAAGTGA